In Ailuropoda melanoleuca isolate Jingjing chromosome 7, ASM200744v2, whole genome shotgun sequence, one genomic interval encodes:
- the GALT gene encoding galactose-1-phosphate uridylyltransferase isoform X1 — MSGSGSTPEQRQQASEADATATTFRASEHQHIRYNPLQDEWVLVSAHRMKRPWQGQVEPQLLNTVPRHDPHNPLCPGATRANGEVNPFYDGTFLFDNDFPALQPDAPNPGPSDHPLFQAEAARGVCKVMCFHPWSDVTLPLMSVPEIRAVVDAWASVTEELGAQYPWVQIFENKGAMMGCSNPHPHCQVWASSFLPDIAQREERSQRAYQSQHGEPLLMEYGHQELLRKERLVLTSEHWLVLVPFWAVWPFQTLLLPRRHVRRLPELTPAERDDLASIMKKLLTKYDNLFETSFPYSMGWHGAPTGSEAGANWDHWQLHAHYYPPLLRSATVRKFMVGYEMLAQAQRDLTPEQAAERLRTLPEVHYRLGQKDRETATIA; from the exons AACATCAGCATATCCGCTACAACCCGCTACAAGATGAGTGGGTGCTGGTGTCAGCTCACCGCATGAAGCGGCCTTGGCAGGGGCAAGTAGAGCCCCAGCTCCTGAACACAGTTCCCCGCCACGACCCCCACAACCCTCTATGTCCCGGGGCTACACGGGCCAATGGAGAG GTGAATCCCTTCTATGATGGCACCTTCCTGTTTGACAACGACTTTCCAGCTCTGCAGCCTGATGCCCCCAATCCAG GACCCAGTGATCATCCCCTTTTCCAAGCAGAGGCTGCTCGAGGAGTTTG TAAGGTCATGTGCTTCCACCCCTGGTCCGATGTAACACTACCACTCATGTCAGTCCCTGAGATCCGCGCTGTCGTCGATGCATGGGCCTCAGTGACAGAGGAGCTGGGAGCCCAGTACCCTTGGGTGCAG ATCTTTGAAAACAAAGGAGCCATGATGGGCTGTTCCAacccccatccccactgccag GTGTGGGCCAGTAGTTTTCTACCAGATATTGCCCAGCGTGAGGAGCGATCTCAGCGGGCCTATCAGAGTCAACATGGAGAGCCCCTGCTAATGGAATATGGTCACCAGGAACTGCTCAGAAAG GAACGTCTGGTCTTAACCAGTGAGCACTGGTTAGTACTGGTCCCCTTTTGGGCAGTGTGGCCCTTCCAGACACTGCTGCTGCCCCGTCGGCATGTGCGGCGCCTGCCTGAGCTAACCCCTGCTGAGCGTGATG ATCTAGCCTCCATCATGAAGAAGCTGTTGACCAAGTATGACAACCTATTTGAGACATCCTTTCCCTACTCCATGGGCTGGCACG GGGCTCCCACGGGATCAGAGGCTGGAGCCAACTGGGATCACTGGCAGCTGCATGCTCATTACTACCCTCCACTCCTACGCTCTGCAACCGTCCGGAAATTCATGGTTGGCTATGAAATGCTTGCCCAGGCTCAGAGGGACCTCACCCCTGAGCAG GCTGCGGAGAGACTAAGGACACTTCCTGAGGTTCATTACCGCCTGGGGCAGAAGGATAGGGAGACAGCAACCATCGCCTGA
- the GALT gene encoding galactose-1-phosphate uridylyltransferase isoform X2: MKRPWQGQVEPQLLNTVPRHDPHNPLCPGATRANGEVNPFYDGTFLFDNDFPALQPDAPNPGPSDHPLFQAEAARGVCKVMCFHPWSDVTLPLMSVPEIRAVVDAWASVTEELGAQYPWVQIFENKGAMMGCSNPHPHCQVWASSFLPDIAQREERSQRAYQSQHGEPLLMEYGHQELLRKERLVLTSEHWLVLVPFWAVWPFQTLLLPRRHVRRLPELTPAERDDLASIMKKLLTKYDNLFETSFPYSMGWHGAPTGSEAGANWDHWQLHAHYYPPLLRSATVRKFMVGYEMLAQAQRDLTPEQAAERLRTLPEVHYRLGQKDRETATIA; this comes from the exons ATGAAGCGGCCTTGGCAGGGGCAAGTAGAGCCCCAGCTCCTGAACACAGTTCCCCGCCACGACCCCCACAACCCTCTATGTCCCGGGGCTACACGGGCCAATGGAGAG GTGAATCCCTTCTATGATGGCACCTTCCTGTTTGACAACGACTTTCCAGCTCTGCAGCCTGATGCCCCCAATCCAG GACCCAGTGATCATCCCCTTTTCCAAGCAGAGGCTGCTCGAGGAGTTTG TAAGGTCATGTGCTTCCACCCCTGGTCCGATGTAACACTACCACTCATGTCAGTCCCTGAGATCCGCGCTGTCGTCGATGCATGGGCCTCAGTGACAGAGGAGCTGGGAGCCCAGTACCCTTGGGTGCAG ATCTTTGAAAACAAAGGAGCCATGATGGGCTGTTCCAacccccatccccactgccag GTGTGGGCCAGTAGTTTTCTACCAGATATTGCCCAGCGTGAGGAGCGATCTCAGCGGGCCTATCAGAGTCAACATGGAGAGCCCCTGCTAATGGAATATGGTCACCAGGAACTGCTCAGAAAG GAACGTCTGGTCTTAACCAGTGAGCACTGGTTAGTACTGGTCCCCTTTTGGGCAGTGTGGCCCTTCCAGACACTGCTGCTGCCCCGTCGGCATGTGCGGCGCCTGCCTGAGCTAACCCCTGCTGAGCGTGATG ATCTAGCCTCCATCATGAAGAAGCTGTTGACCAAGTATGACAACCTATTTGAGACATCCTTTCCCTACTCCATGGGCTGGCACG GGGCTCCCACGGGATCAGAGGCTGGAGCCAACTGGGATCACTGGCAGCTGCATGCTCATTACTACCCTCCACTCCTACGCTCTGCAACCGTCCGGAAATTCATGGTTGGCTATGAAATGCTTGCCCAGGCTCAGAGGGACCTCACCCCTGAGCAG GCTGCGGAGAGACTAAGGACACTTCCTGAGGTTCATTACCGCCTGGGGCAGAAGGATAGGGAGACAGCAACCATCGCCTGA